GAGTGAGGGGATCGCGATGATGAGACCCAGTGCGGTGGTGATCAGGGCCTTGCCGATGGAGTCCGCGAGGACGGAGGCATCCCCGGTATCCCCCATGAGGGCGACTTTCTGGAAGGCTTCGATCATCCCGATGATGGTCCCCAAGAGCCCGAGGAGCGGTGAGATGGTGGCGACGACGGCCAGCGGATAGGTGCGCTGGTGCTGGCGGCTGACGGTCCGTGCGATCATATCGGTGACCCCGAAGGAAAGAATTTCAAAGGGGATGTGTGTGTGTGTGGCGATGTATCCGCCGACCTGCGCCAGAATGCTGGGGTCCTGCTTGCAAGCTTCGGCCATGGCGGGGAAGTCGGATTGCTTGCTGGAATCCAGCAGCTTCTTCTCCAGCGAGCGGGGCATGAAGTTGGCCGCTCGCACCACGATCAGGCGTTCGATGACAAAGACAAAGCCGACGAAGCCGACGAGCAAGAGGAAGATGGAAGTGGCACCGCCCTTCAGGACCTCGGCGACCCAGTCGATCGTGCCG
The nucleotide sequence above comes from Coraliomargarita parva. Encoded proteins:
- a CDS encoding MotA/TolQ/ExbB proton channel family protein; this encodes MKIKALLVLLMLPAGLLSAQETGIVPDTSATGTIDWVAEVLKGGATSIFLLLVGFVGFVFVIERLIVVRAANFMPRSLEKKLLDSSKQSDFPAMAEACKQDPSILAQVGGYIATHTHIPFEILSFGVTDMIARTVSRQHQRTYPLAVVATISPLLGLLGTIIGMIEAFQKVALMGDTGDASVLADSIGKALITTALGLIIAIPSLACYHYFKSKVNSYGIRLEEAVDNMMAPWLHPETTDQPSGEETQA